ATGCCTTAAAAACGAATATCCTGATGGCAATTCAACGCCAGAGCAGCAACTTCATATATGGGATAGAGTGCTGGCCGAAAATATCTTTGTCATTTGCAAAACGCCTATGGCTAAAAGCATAACCAAACGCACTTTGACAGGTTTCCGGGAAGAAAGAGTAAACACACGCTATTTTGAAGACCTCGTAAACCAAATCACCAACAAAGCCGACAACTTTGTTGGAAAAGTGCAACAAGGTAAAACTTATTGGAAATCAAACAACAACGATAATATGAAATTCAATGCAATAGTAGGAAATCCTCCCTATCAAGTGATGGATGGGGGTGGCACTGGTTCTAGTGCAATTCCTGTATATGATAAGTTTGTAGAGATTGCTAAAAAGATAAAACCTGAATATCTTTCTATGATTATGCCGTCACGTTGGTTTAGTGGTGGAAGAGGTTTAGATTCGTTTAGAGACGAGATGCTTAATGACAATAGAATAAGAGTTATTCATGACTTCTTAAAAGCTACTGACTGTTTTCCTCAGGTAGAAATAAAAGGAGGGGTTTGTTATTTTTTATGGGATAGGGATAATGAAGGTGAATGTGCTGTAAATACTCATAAAGGCAATCAGTTATCTTCAACAAAAAGATCTTTATTGGAAAATGGAAGAGATACATTTATAAGATATAATGGAGCAATTTCTATTTTAGAAAAGGTTAATGAAATAAATGAAGATAGTTTTGCTACTATTATCAGTGCAAATGATCCTTTTGGCTTTGATGTTCGAGTAGATAATAGCTATAAAAGAATAAAACCAAAATTCAAACTCACACAATTTGATGGTGGAGTTGAAATATATTACAATGGTTGGAGAAAGGATGGTTTGGGATATATTGAGCTTTCTAAGATTTCAAAAAATACTGACTGGATAGATAAATATAAAATATTAATACCCAAAGCATGGGGAACAGGAGATATGAATAATGATTGGCTTAACCCATTCATTGTAGCACCAAATTCATGTTGTACTGAGACCTACTTAGTTGTAGGTCCATTTAATGATTTAAAAACTGCCGAAAATGCAATAAATTATAGCCAAACAAAATTTTTCCATTTTTTGTTATTGCTAACAAAAAATACTCAAAATGCAATGAAGAAAGTTTATCAATTCGTTCCACTCCAAGATTTTACATCCTCTTCGAATATTGACTGGAGCAAGCCGGTAGCCGATATCGACCGCCAGCTTTATGCCAAATATGGCTTAACAGATGAGGAAGTGGCATTTATAGAAAGTATGATTAAACCGATGGAGTAAAAAATTTTCTAAACCCGAAACTCAACACACAGGGTACAAATCCATTATGAGTAAAACCTTTAATATTTATTGCGACGAAAGTTGCCATTTGGAAAACGACCACAAAAATTTCATGTTTATGGGGTCGGTCAGTTGCGCCTATCCGCAAGTGGAAAGGCACAGTAAACGGATTGAAGAACTTAAAAAAGAACATAATTTTTATGCGGAAATAAAATGGACGAAAGTTTCACATTCAAAACTTCGGTTTTATCTTGATTTGATTGACTATTTTTTCGATACCGACCTGAAATTTCGTGCAATCGGTATTGATAAATCAAAAATAAACAACGAAGTTTTTGTGCAAACTTACGATGACTTTTATTACAAGATGTATTATCAATTACTGAATCACCATATCAATTCATTATACCATTACAATGTTTATCTTGATATAAAAGATACGTTAAGTGCTTGTAAAGTTCGTAAATTGAGGAATATACTTAATGTAAAACTGGGTGTCTTTCGCACTGTACAGAATATTCGCTCTCATGAAAGTATTTTAATGCAGTTAGCCGATTTTTTGATGGGTGCAATTTCATACAATATCAATGATGAAGAACATAACAATAATGCAAAAATGCAA
This genomic stretch from Bacteroidota bacterium harbors:
- a CDS encoding DUF3800 domain-containing protein, coding for MSKTFNIYCDESCHLENDHKNFMFMGSVSCAYPQVERHSKRIEELKKEHNFYAEIKWTKVSHSKLRFYLDLIDYFFDTDLKFRAIGIDKSKINNEVFVQTYDDFYYKMYYQLLNHHINSLYHYNVYLDIKDTLSACKVRKLRNILNVKLGVFRTVQNIRSHESILMQLADFLMGAISYNINDEEHNNNAKMQIIEKIKRHSQLSDLGKTNYNEKLNLFFIELK